A region from the Muribaculum gordoncarteri genome encodes:
- a CDS encoding hybrid sensor histidine kinase/response regulator transcription factor gives MKKLCLLFIAGLMSLAALASGSNLAFRHYTTDNGLPSNCVRDIMQDSRGFIWFATDGGLVRFDGQRFKVFSLSKLEGKHSQDDFVSQMHELDGKIWIGVDTQLFYYDPETEKILTPVLNYAPACRSRIDSYVRDMTSDKDGNLWLAVAGNGVFKVNSVTGDVVNYEFPQLSNMVGKVYVDSRNDVWVMGNQGRGILFKLNKSDDTFKPLQLTLDGRPLHVIAVAMAEDEAHNMWIGMWDSGLFRFDPFTGEADAALHSGADRGLVHIHSITAGSNDVLYIGSDAGLTVFNPKSGEYNLYKNDELDGRSLSDQFVYPILRDREDGMWIGTFYGGVNYLAPDLKQFNAHRHSRFVNSVSGDIISGFCEDGMGNVWIASDDGGLCYYTPSTGRYSHVALPSTGAVPFNNNVHALCLDDDDLWIGTYTTGVGVYNIKTHLMRHYYPREGDDSSLDGWSSYAIYRDRDRNIWVATMDMINLYDREADNFKRVRSLGAMTIDIDQDALGNLWFSTQGKGLFRYDTRHRVWKNYRFSSDEGALPHNHVNCTTIDSRGRMWVATANGLCRYVPERDSFEIINIGDVPSKIVFSVIEDQNSLWLTTSNGLVRYSLVDGSSELFTTFDGLSNNQFMLNAGLKTSSGCIYLGTIKGLNMFYPYQIRPNQTMPPVAFTELDVVNSVVEVGDSRLPKSLNSVERIELSHEDYLFSLSFSALSYVNPSKNHLRYKLDGFDKTWINAGSDNRATYTNLPPGNYKMIVQASNNDNLWNEEGITLHIKILPPWYASIPMKILYVLIALGLIFLLIRLLLRYYDKQHKVELSRVSANKEKEVYQAKLSFFTMIAHEIRTPVSLIIGPLEKIMRSPGELSPTVRDDLNIINRNSQRLLFLVNQLLDFKKVEQNGFTVTFSRQNVTNLVTAVAERFAPSIEQMGGKLVVECGERDIEADVDAEALTKLVSNLLNNARKYMKDRIVIACHADEGQGRFTISVSDNGVGISRDNQEKIFKPFFQVMDDTRESKGGTGLGLSIVQSVVEAHKGEIKVESSLGNGATFIVTLPLRQEGVTASAGNDIMSPAEDKGYSRAIDGSVNDVSRPVMLIVDDNEEMLQFITSNFNSDYEVVTAVNGKEAIDKLSRHEVALIVSDWMMPVMNGVELCRAVRSDCNYSHIPFILLTAKTDNFSKIEGLNCGADAYVEKPFSVNYLEARIHNLVEMRKLLREKFSQTPLEPINTIAPNPVDDQFLTQLTNIIEENFSNPELSVDFLANRMGISRSGLYAKIKTLANVTPNELIQLTRLKKAAKLLAENKYRINEICYMVGFNSSSYFSKCFQRQFGMKPGEFTPHSL, from the coding sequence ATGAAAAAATTGTGCCTACTATTCATTGCCGGCTTGATGTCGCTTGCGGCTCTTGCTTCGGGGAGTAATCTTGCGTTCCGTCACTACACGACCGACAACGGATTGCCGTCAAACTGCGTGCGTGACATCATGCAGGACAGCCGCGGCTTCATCTGGTTTGCCACCGACGGCGGCCTTGTGCGCTTTGACGGTCAGCGTTTCAAGGTATTCTCGTTAAGCAAGTTGGAGGGCAAGCATTCTCAGGACGATTTTGTGTCGCAGATGCATGAGCTTGACGGCAAGATATGGATAGGCGTTGACACACAGCTATTTTATTACGATCCTGAAACCGAAAAGATTCTTACTCCCGTGTTGAACTATGCTCCTGCGTGCAGAAGCCGCATAGACTCCTACGTGCGTGACATGACATCGGACAAGGACGGCAACCTGTGGCTTGCCGTGGCCGGCAACGGCGTGTTTAAGGTGAACAGCGTCACCGGCGATGTGGTTAACTACGAGTTTCCGCAGCTCTCCAATATGGTGGGCAAGGTCTATGTCGACTCACGTAACGATGTGTGGGTCATGGGCAACCAGGGACGGGGAATACTCTTTAAGCTGAACAAGAGCGACGACACGTTCAAGCCGTTGCAGCTCACTCTCGACGGCCGGCCGCTTCACGTAATTGCAGTGGCCATGGCCGAGGATGAGGCCCACAACATGTGGATAGGAATGTGGGACTCGGGACTTTTCCGTTTCGATCCTTTTACGGGCGAGGCCGATGCCGCGCTGCATTCCGGTGCCGACAGGGGGCTGGTTCACATCCACTCGATAACCGCAGGGAGCAACGATGTGCTCTACATAGGCTCCGATGCCGGATTGACGGTGTTCAATCCCAAGAGCGGCGAATACAATCTATATAAGAATGACGAGCTCGACGGCCGGTCGTTGTCTGACCAGTTTGTCTATCCCATACTGCGTGACCGCGAGGACGGAATGTGGATAGGCACTTTCTACGGCGGTGTCAATTATCTGGCACCCGATCTGAAGCAGTTTAACGCTCATCGTCACTCGCGATTTGTCAACTCGGTGAGCGGTGACATCATATCGGGATTTTGCGAGGACGGCATGGGTAATGTGTGGATAGCGTCGGATGACGGCGGATTGTGTTACTACACACCTTCGACGGGACGCTACAGTCACGTTGCGCTGCCCTCGACCGGTGCCGTGCCGTTTAACAACAACGTGCATGCGCTGTGCCTCGACGACGACGACCTGTGGATAGGCACTTATACAACCGGTGTGGGTGTCTACAACATCAAGACCCACCTGATGCGTCACTACTATCCCCGTGAGGGCGACGACAGTTCGCTCGACGGCTGGAGCAGCTATGCCATATACCGTGACCGTGACCGCAATATATGGGTGGCGACGATGGACATGATAAACCTCTATGACCGCGAAGCCGACAATTTCAAGCGTGTGCGCAGTCTTGGGGCTATGACTATCGACATCGACCAGGATGCTTTGGGCAACCTGTGGTTCTCGACTCAGGGCAAGGGGTTGTTCCGCTACGACACGCGTCACCGGGTGTGGAAAAACTATCGCTTCTCCAGTGACGAGGGTGCGCTGCCTCACAACCATGTCAACTGCACTACGATTGACTCGCGAGGCCGGATGTGGGTGGCTACGGCCAACGGCCTGTGCCGTTACGTGCCCGAGCGCGACAGTTTTGAGATTATCAATATAGGCGATGTGCCGAGTAAAATAGTGTTCTCGGTCATCGAGGACCAGAATTCATTGTGGCTCACGACAAGCAACGGGCTTGTGAGGTATTCGCTGGTCGACGGCAGTTCCGAACTGTTTACGACATTTGATGGACTGTCCAACAATCAGTTCATGCTGAATGCCGGACTCAAGACTTCGAGCGGGTGCATCTATCTCGGTACGATCAAGGGCCTTAACATGTTCTATCCCTATCAGATACGCCCTAACCAGACAATGCCACCTGTGGCGTTTACCGAGCTTGATGTTGTCAACTCGGTGGTTGAGGTGGGCGATTCGCGACTTCCCAAGTCGCTCAACAGTGTCGAGCGCATCGAGCTGTCGCATGAGGACTATCTGTTCAGTCTGAGCTTCTCGGCGCTGAGTTACGTTAATCCGTCCAAGAATCATCTGCGTTACAAGCTCGACGGCTTCGACAAGACATGGATAAATGCCGGCAGCGACAACCGTGCCACCTATACCAACCTGCCTCCGGGCAACTACAAGATGATTGTGCAGGCCTCCAACAATGACAACCTGTGGAATGAGGAGGGCATCACGCTCCACATCAAGATATTGCCTCCATGGTATGCCTCGATTCCGATGAAGATTCTCTATGTGCTTATTGCATTGGGATTGATATTCCTGTTGATTCGCCTGTTGCTGCGTTACTACGACAAGCAGCACAAGGTGGAGCTGAGCCGTGTCAGCGCCAACAAGGAGAAAGAGGTGTATCAGGCCAAACTGTCATTCTTCACTATGATAGCGCACGAAATCAGGACGCCTGTGTCACTGATAATCGGGCCGCTGGAGAAAATAATGCGTTCGCCCGGCGAGTTGTCGCCGACTGTTCGCGATGACCTGAATATAATCAATCGCAACAGTCAGCGACTGCTCTTTCTCGTAAACCAGTTGCTCGACTTCAAGAAGGTTGAGCAAAACGGATTCACCGTTACGTTCAGCAGGCAGAACGTGACCAATCTTGTCACGGCTGTGGCCGAGCGTTTCGCTCCGTCGATAGAGCAGATGGGCGGCAAGCTTGTGGTGGAGTGCGGGGAGCGTGACATCGAGGCCGATGTCGACGCCGAGGCGTTGACCAAGCTTGTGAGCAATCTGCTCAACAACGCGCGCAAATACATGAAAGACCGCATTGTCATCGCCTGTCATGCCGACGAGGGGCAGGGGAGGTTCACCATATCGGTGTCGGACAACGGTGTGGGAATCAGCCGTGACAATCAGGAGAAGATATTCAAGCCCTTCTTCCAGGTAATGGACGATACACGTGAGTCGAAGGGTGGCACGGGACTTGGATTGAGCATAGTGCAGAGTGTGGTCGAGGCCCACAAGGGTGAAATAAAGGTTGAGTCGTCGCTCGGTAACGGCGCGACATTCATCGTCACCTTGCCGCTCAGGCAGGAGGGCGTGACGGCATCGGCCGGCAACGACATCATGTCGCCCGCCGAGGATAAGGGATATTCGCGTGCAATCGACGGGAGCGTCAACGATGTGTCGCGTCCCGTGATGCTGATTGTCGACGATAACGAGGAGATGCTTCAGTTCATCACGAGCAACTTCAACTCCGACTACGAGGTGGTGACGGCTGTCAACGGCAAGGAGGCGATTGACAAGCTGTCGCGTCACGAAGTGGCGCTCATTGTGAGCGACTGGATGATGCCGGTGATGAACGGAGTCGAATTGTGCCGTGCGGTGAGAAGCGACTGCAATTACAGTCACATTCCGTTTATCCTGCTTACGGCAAAGACCGATAACTTCTCAAAGATAGAGGGATTGAACTGCGGAGCTGACGCTTATGTGGAGAAACCCTTCTCGGTCAACTATCTTGAGGCGCGCATACACAACCTTGTAGAGATGCGTAAGCTTCTGCGTGAGAAATTCTCGCAGACACCTCTTGAGCCTATAAACACGATTGCGCCCAACCCGGTCGACGACCAGTTCCTGACGCAGCTCACCAATATAATAGAGGAGAACTTCTCCAATCCGGAGCTGTCGGTCGATTTCCTTGCCAACCGCATGGGCATAAGCCGATCGGGTCTATATGCCAAAATAAAGACTCTTGCCAATGTCACGCCCAATGAACTGATACAGCTGACGCGCCTTAAGAAGGCGGCAAAGCTTCTTGCCGAAAACAAGTACCGCATCAACGAAATATGCTACATGGTCGGCTTCAACAGTTCGTCATATTTCTCAAAGTGTTTCCAGCGGCAGTTTGGCATGAAGCCCGGAGAGTTCACGCCACACTCGCTTTAG